The Thermomonospora amylolytica sequence CCGAGGCCGATCCGGAGAAGGGCGCCGAGGCCGCCCGGGACCTGCTGGAGCGGAGCGAGCCCCTGCTCGACGTCCTGGAGCTGATGCTGCCCGGCGACGACACCCTGCTGCAGGGCGCCTCGGACGACGTCGCCACCTGGGTCATGCGCTGCACCGTCGCCTACGGCAACAAGACCGGCGACTGGATCACCGCCCAGAGCCTGCTGCAGGAGGCCAGGCCGCTGGCCGCCACCGACCCCGTGCGCTCCCGCATCGACGCCAACCTGGCGACCGTCGGGGAGAACGTCGTCTACGCCCGCTGCCACTTCTGCAAGCGGAACCCGGCCGACCCGTCCTCCTCCGTCGAGCAGAAGATGTACGGCGACGTCCAGCACATGGGCTACCGCATCAACTGGCGCACCCTCACCGTCAACATCCCCCGCTGCACCGTCTGCAAGCAGCAGCACGATCAGCGCGGCCGGCGCGTCTGGGGCATCGGCTGCACCGGCAACCTGCTCGCCCTGGCCCTCGTCGTCGTCCTCTTCGCCACCGGCTCCCCCGGCTGGGCCATCCTGCTGGCCATCGCCGACGTCATCGCCTTCTTCTTCGTGGCGGGCATCGCCGGCCCCGGAATGCCCACCGGCCAGTTCGCCACCATCCGCGAGTTCGAGCCCGTCAGCCGCATGCTCGCCGCCGGCTGGAAGTTCGGCGAGAAACCCCCCAACACCAACTGACCCCGACCCCGGCCCGTGCGGAGGACCGTGCCCGCCGGAGGGTGGCCCGGCCGGGCGGGTGGGATATGCGCCGGGTTCTCCCGGCCCGCCCGGCCGGGGGTCTAGGCGGGGGTTTCGGTGTGGGGGTGGTGGCAGGCGATGTAGTGGCCGGGGGTCAAGGGGCGCATGCGGGGTTCTTCGGTGGCGCACAGGGCGGTGGCGCGGGGGCAGCGGGTACGGAAACGGCAGCCGGTGGGCGGGGCGAGGGGGGAGGGGGGCTCACCGGCCATGTGCTTTTCCTCCTCCTCGGGGATCCGCAGGGGGGCCTGGGGGACGGAGGACAGGAGGGCCCGGGTGTAGGGGTGGGCGGGGGAGCGGACGAGGGCGGCGCTGGGGGCCAGTTCGCAGGTCTTGCCCAGGTACATCACGAGGATGCGGTCGCTGATGTTCTTGACCACGGCCAGGTCGTGGGCGATGAACACCAGGGTGAGGCCGTAGCGGGCCTTGAGGTCCTCCAGCAGGTTGAGGATCTGGGCCTGGACGGAGACGTCCAGCGCGGAGACCGGCTCGTCGCAGATGATCACCTCGGGGTCCAGGGCCAGGGCGCGGGCGATGCTGATGCGCTGGCACTGGCCGCCGGAGAACTCGTGCGGGCGGCGTCCCGCGGCGGTGGCCGGGTCCAGGCCGACCGCCTCCAGCAGTTCGTCGATCCGGGTGGTGTCACCGTCCAGGGTGCCCCAGACGCGGGGACCCTCGGCGACGATGTCGCGGACGCGGCGGCGCGGGTTCAGCGAGGAGATCGGGTCCTGGAAGATCATCTGCAGCCGGCGGCGGGTGCGCCGCAGCGCCTCCCCGCGCAGGCCGGTCAGCTCCAGCCCGTTCAGCCGGACCGAGCCGGCGGACGGGCGGGGGAGCTGCATGATCGCCCGGGCGGCGGACGACTTGCCGCAGCCGGACTCGCCGACGATGCCGAGGGTCTCGCCCCCGGCGACGTCGAAGCTGACCCCCGACACGGCGTGCACGGTGCGCCGCCGCCC is a genomic window containing:
- a CDS encoding ABC transporter ATP-binding protein yields the protein MAGSGTAHLRDGEQVLRVEDLTVTFPAGRRRTVHAVSGVSFDVAGGETLGIVGESGCGKSSAARAIMQLPRPSAGSVRLNGLELTGLRGEALRRTRRRLQMIFQDPISSLNPRRRVRDIVAEGPRVWGTLDGDTTRIDELLEAVGLDPATAAGRRPHEFSGGQCQRISIARALALDPEVIICDEPVSALDVSVQAQILNLLEDLKARYGLTLVFIAHDLAVVKNISDRILVMYLGKTCELAPSAALVRSPAHPYTRALLSSVPQAPLRIPEEEEKHMAGEPPSPLAPPTGCRFRTRCPRATALCATEEPRMRPLTPGHYIACHHPHTETPA